One genomic segment of Stegostoma tigrinum isolate sSteTig4 chromosome 21, sSteTig4.hap1, whole genome shotgun sequence includes these proteins:
- the LOC125462993 gene encoding alpha-1,3-mannosyl-glycoprotein 4-beta-N-acetylglucosaminyltransferase C-like isoform X4 translates to MRCYWKRSVTTVGSFLFFCLLMYLCMKDEGSILEEEEKRLAKEIAVQQLYSERNVQNFRELINFSAPINVTYQYLVGYPLLKKKYLTVGLSSVKRKRGNYLFETLKSIFDQSSNEELMGMVIVVHLADFDMAWNAQVVQDISRKFAHHIISGHLIIIHAPQLYYPSLKGLKRNYNDPADRVTFRSKQNVDYAFLLNFCANLSDYYLMLEDDVQCARSFLTAIKKFLASKEGSYWVTLEFSKLGYIGKLYHSTDLPRLAHFLLMFYQEMPCDWLLIHFRGLLTQKDVIRFKPSLFQHIGYYSSFRGTENRLKDDDFEEDFFDIPDNPPATIYTSLKVFENYDPKKAYSNGDEYFWGKSPSTGDYFTIVFMKPMNVTRIHVVTGSEDRHNDILHSGILEVGKNLKVTQKGP, encoded by the exons ATGAGATGCTACTGGAAACGATCAGTGACGACGGTTGGTTCCTTCCTGTTTTTTTGTCTTTTGATGTACCTCTGTATGAAGGATGAAGGGAGCATTTTG GAAGAAGAAGAAAAGAGATTGGCCAAAGAAATAGCTGTACAACAGTTGTATTCAGAGAGGAATGTGCAGAACTTCAGGGAGCTGATAAACTTTTCTGCACCTATTAATGTCACCTATCAATATTTAGTAGGTTATCCTTTACTGAAAAAGA AATACCTTACAGTAGGACTGTCTTCAGTGAAACGAAAACGTGGGAATTACCTCTTTGAAACATTAAAATCCATATTTGATCAGTCCTCAAATGAAGAGCTCATGGGGATGGTGATAGTTGTACACTTAGCAGACTTTGACATGGCATGGAATGCACAAGTGGTTCAAGACATTTCCAGAAAATTTGCTCACCATATCATCTCTGGCCATTTGATTATCATTCACGCTCCCCAATTGTACTATCCATCTCTAAAAGGCCTGAAACGAAATTATAATGATCCAGCTGATCGTGTGACTTTCAGGTCTAAACAAAATGTTGACTATGCTTTCCTGCTCAATTTCTGTGCAAATTTATCCGATTATTACCTAATGCTGGAAGATGATGTTCAGTGTGCCCGTTCTTTCTTAACAGCAATCAAGAAATTCCTTGCTTCAAAAGAGGGCTCCTATTGGGTGACCTTGGAATTTTCCAAGTTGGGTTACATCGGAAAACTTTACCATTCTACTGACCTTCCAAGATTGGCCCACTTTCTACTGATGTTTTATCAAGAGATGCCATGTGACTGGTTACTGATTCATTTTCGAGGACTTCTCACTCAGAAAGACGTCATCCGCTTTAAGCCTTCCCTTTTTCAACATATTGGATATTATTCCTCTTTTAGAGGGACGGAAAATAGGTTAAAGGATGATGACTTCGAAGAGGACTTCTTTGATATTCCCGACAACCCGCCAGCAACTATCTACACAAGTCTCAAAGTATTTGAGAACTATGACCCCAAGAAAGCTTACAGTAATGGTGATGAGTACTTCTGGGGAAAATCACCCTCCACTGGTGACTACTTCACTATTGTATTCATGAAGCCAATGAATGTTACCAGAATCCACGTTGTCACTGGCTCAGAAGATAGACATAATGATATTCTTCATTCTGGGATCCTTGAAGTTGGAAAGAATCTAAAAGTAACACAGAAGG GGCCTTAA
- the LOC125462993 gene encoding alpha-1,3-mannosyl-glycoprotein 4-beta-N-acetylglucosaminyltransferase C-like isoform X3 — translation MRCYWKRSVTTVGSFLFFCLLMYLCMKDEGSILEEEEKRLAKEIAVQQLYSERNVQNFRELINFSAPINVTYQYLVGYPLLKKKYLTVGLSSVKRKRGNYLFETLKSIFDQSSNEELMGMVIVVHLADFDMAWNAQVVQDISRKFAHHIISGHLIIIHAPQLYYPSLKGLKRNYNDPADRVTFRSKQNVDYAFLLNFCANLSDYYLMLEDDVQCARSFLTAIKKFLASKEGSYWVTLEFSKLGYIGKLYHSTDLPRLAHFLLMFYQEMPCDWLLIHFRGLLTQKDVIRFKPSLFQHIGYYSSFRGTENRLKDDDFEEDFFDIPDNPPATIYTSLKVFENYDPKKAYSNGDEYFWGKSPSTGDYFTIVFMKPMNVTRIHVVTGSEDRHNDILHSGILEVGKNLKVTQKAGP, via the exons ATGAGATGCTACTGGAAACGATCAGTGACGACGGTTGGTTCCTTCCTGTTTTTTTGTCTTTTGATGTACCTCTGTATGAAGGATGAAGGGAGCATTTTG GAAGAAGAAGAAAAGAGATTGGCCAAAGAAATAGCTGTACAACAGTTGTATTCAGAGAGGAATGTGCAGAACTTCAGGGAGCTGATAAACTTTTCTGCACCTATTAATGTCACCTATCAATATTTAGTAGGTTATCCTTTACTGAAAAAGA AATACCTTACAGTAGGACTGTCTTCAGTGAAACGAAAACGTGGGAATTACCTCTTTGAAACATTAAAATCCATATTTGATCAGTCCTCAAATGAAGAGCTCATGGGGATGGTGATAGTTGTACACTTAGCAGACTTTGACATGGCATGGAATGCACAAGTGGTTCAAGACATTTCCAGAAAATTTGCTCACCATATCATCTCTGGCCATTTGATTATCATTCACGCTCCCCAATTGTACTATCCATCTCTAAAAGGCCTGAAACGAAATTATAATGATCCAGCTGATCGTGTGACTTTCAGGTCTAAACAAAATGTTGACTATGCTTTCCTGCTCAATTTCTGTGCAAATTTATCCGATTATTACCTAATGCTGGAAGATGATGTTCAGTGTGCCCGTTCTTTCTTAACAGCAATCAAGAAATTCCTTGCTTCAAAAGAGGGCTCCTATTGGGTGACCTTGGAATTTTCCAAGTTGGGTTACATCGGAAAACTTTACCATTCTACTGACCTTCCAAGATTGGCCCACTTTCTACTGATGTTTTATCAAGAGATGCCATGTGACTGGTTACTGATTCATTTTCGAGGACTTCTCACTCAGAAAGACGTCATCCGCTTTAAGCCTTCCCTTTTTCAACATATTGGATATTATTCCTCTTTTAGAGGGACGGAAAATAGGTTAAAGGATGATGACTTCGAAGAGGACTTCTTTGATATTCCCGACAACCCGCCAGCAACTATCTACACAAGTCTCAAAGTATTTGAGAACTATGACCCCAAGAAAGCTTACAGTAATGGTGATGAGTACTTCTGGGGAAAATCACCCTCCACTGGTGACTACTTCACTATTGTATTCATGAAGCCAATGAATGTTACCAGAATCCACGTTGTCACTGGCTCAGAAGATAGACATAATGATATTCTTCATTCTGGGATCCTTGAAGTTGGAAAGAATCTAAAAGTAACACAGAAGG CAGGGCCTTAA
- the LOC125462993 gene encoding alpha-1,3-mannosyl-glycoprotein 4-beta-N-acetylglucosaminyltransferase C-like isoform X1 produces MRCYWKRSVTTVGSFLFFCLLMYLCMKDEGSILEEEEKRLAKEIAVQQLYSERNVQNFRELINFSAPINVTYQYLVGYPLLKKKYLTVGLSSVKRKRGNYLFETLKSIFDQSSNEELMGMVIVVHLADFDMAWNAQVVQDISRKFAHHIISGHLIIIHAPQLYYPSLKGLKRNYNDPADRVTFRSKQNVDYAFLLNFCANLSDYYLMLEDDVQCARSFLTAIKKFLASKEGSYWVTLEFSKLGYIGKLYHSTDLPRLAHFLLMFYQEMPCDWLLIHFRGLLTQKDVIRFKPSLFQHIGYYSSFRGTENRLKDDDFEEDFFDIPDNPPATIYTSLKVFENYDPKKAYSNGDEYFWGKSPSTGDYFTIVFMKPMNVTRIHVVTGSEDRHNDILHSGILEVGKNLKVTQKAGAEGKSKQVGCAKKQVVMELYGSSSKCAHKMFYIWDIRSTQHQLLTSTMRMQHCFICKWYKVKILDF; encoded by the exons ATGAGATGCTACTGGAAACGATCAGTGACGACGGTTGGTTCCTTCCTGTTTTTTTGTCTTTTGATGTACCTCTGTATGAAGGATGAAGGGAGCATTTTG GAAGAAGAAGAAAAGAGATTGGCCAAAGAAATAGCTGTACAACAGTTGTATTCAGAGAGGAATGTGCAGAACTTCAGGGAGCTGATAAACTTTTCTGCACCTATTAATGTCACCTATCAATATTTAGTAGGTTATCCTTTACTGAAAAAGA AATACCTTACAGTAGGACTGTCTTCAGTGAAACGAAAACGTGGGAATTACCTCTTTGAAACATTAAAATCCATATTTGATCAGTCCTCAAATGAAGAGCTCATGGGGATGGTGATAGTTGTACACTTAGCAGACTTTGACATGGCATGGAATGCACAAGTGGTTCAAGACATTTCCAGAAAATTTGCTCACCATATCATCTCTGGCCATTTGATTATCATTCACGCTCCCCAATTGTACTATCCATCTCTAAAAGGCCTGAAACGAAATTATAATGATCCAGCTGATCGTGTGACTTTCAGGTCTAAACAAAATGTTGACTATGCTTTCCTGCTCAATTTCTGTGCAAATTTATCCGATTATTACCTAATGCTGGAAGATGATGTTCAGTGTGCCCGTTCTTTCTTAACAGCAATCAAGAAATTCCTTGCTTCAAAAGAGGGCTCCTATTGGGTGACCTTGGAATTTTCCAAGTTGGGTTACATCGGAAAACTTTACCATTCTACTGACCTTCCAAGATTGGCCCACTTTCTACTGATGTTTTATCAAGAGATGCCATGTGACTGGTTACTGATTCATTTTCGAGGACTTCTCACTCAGAAAGACGTCATCCGCTTTAAGCCTTCCCTTTTTCAACATATTGGATATTATTCCTCTTTTAGAGGGACGGAAAATAGGTTAAAGGATGATGACTTCGAAGAGGACTTCTTTGATATTCCCGACAACCCGCCAGCAACTATCTACACAAGTCTCAAAGTATTTGAGAACTATGACCCCAAGAAAGCTTACAGTAATGGTGATGAGTACTTCTGGGGAAAATCACCCTCCACTGGTGACTACTTCACTATTGTATTCATGAAGCCAATGAATGTTACCAGAATCCACGTTGTCACTGGCTCAGAAGATAGACATAATGATATTCTTCATTCTGGGATCCTTGAAGTTGGAAAGAATCTAAAAGTAACACAGAAGG CTGGTGCTGAAGGAAAGAGCAAACAAGTTGGTTGTGCCAAGAAGCAAGTTGTAATGGAGCTTTATGGATCATCTTCCAAATGTGCCCACAAAATGTTTTATATCTGGGATATCCGTTCTACCCAACACCAGCTATTAACAAGCACAATGAGAATGCAACATTGTTTTATATGTAAATGGTATAAAGTCAAAATCTTAGATTTCTGA
- the LOC125462993 gene encoding alpha-1,3-mannosyl-glycoprotein 4-beta-N-acetylglucosaminyltransferase C-like isoform X2, with protein MRCYWKRSVTTVGSFLFFCLLMYLCMKDEGSILEEEEKRLAKEIAVQQLYSERNVQNFRELINFSAPINVTYQYLVGYPLLKKKYLTVGLSSVKRKRGNYLFETLKSIFDQSSNEELMGMVIVVHLADFDMAWNAQVVQDISRKFAHHIISGHLIIIHAPQLYYPSLKGLKRNYNDPADRVTFRSKQNVDYAFLLNFCANLSDYYLMLEDDVQCARSFLTAIKKFLASKEGSYWVTLEFSKLGYIGKLYHSTDLPRLAHFLLMFYQEMPCDWLLIHFRGLLTQKDVIRFKPSLFQHIGYYSSFRGTENRLKDDDFEEDFFDIPDNPPATIYTSLKVFENYDPKKAYSNGDEYFWGKSPSTGDYFTIVFMKPMNVTRIHVVTGSEDRHNDILHSGILEVGKNLKVTQKGKDCSDYVKLNAFQKGLFDKKDINTVIDFSVDCVRIFITNSQKDWLIIRSISIWTKHSNPL; from the exons ATGAGATGCTACTGGAAACGATCAGTGACGACGGTTGGTTCCTTCCTGTTTTTTTGTCTTTTGATGTACCTCTGTATGAAGGATGAAGGGAGCATTTTG GAAGAAGAAGAAAAGAGATTGGCCAAAGAAATAGCTGTACAACAGTTGTATTCAGAGAGGAATGTGCAGAACTTCAGGGAGCTGATAAACTTTTCTGCACCTATTAATGTCACCTATCAATATTTAGTAGGTTATCCTTTACTGAAAAAGA AATACCTTACAGTAGGACTGTCTTCAGTGAAACGAAAACGTGGGAATTACCTCTTTGAAACATTAAAATCCATATTTGATCAGTCCTCAAATGAAGAGCTCATGGGGATGGTGATAGTTGTACACTTAGCAGACTTTGACATGGCATGGAATGCACAAGTGGTTCAAGACATTTCCAGAAAATTTGCTCACCATATCATCTCTGGCCATTTGATTATCATTCACGCTCCCCAATTGTACTATCCATCTCTAAAAGGCCTGAAACGAAATTATAATGATCCAGCTGATCGTGTGACTTTCAGGTCTAAACAAAATGTTGACTATGCTTTCCTGCTCAATTTCTGTGCAAATTTATCCGATTATTACCTAATGCTGGAAGATGATGTTCAGTGTGCCCGTTCTTTCTTAACAGCAATCAAGAAATTCCTTGCTTCAAAAGAGGGCTCCTATTGGGTGACCTTGGAATTTTCCAAGTTGGGTTACATCGGAAAACTTTACCATTCTACTGACCTTCCAAGATTGGCCCACTTTCTACTGATGTTTTATCAAGAGATGCCATGTGACTGGTTACTGATTCATTTTCGAGGACTTCTCACTCAGAAAGACGTCATCCGCTTTAAGCCTTCCCTTTTTCAACATATTGGATATTATTCCTCTTTTAGAGGGACGGAAAATAGGTTAAAGGATGATGACTTCGAAGAGGACTTCTTTGATATTCCCGACAACCCGCCAGCAACTATCTACACAAGTCTCAAAGTATTTGAGAACTATGACCCCAAGAAAGCTTACAGTAATGGTGATGAGTACTTCTGGGGAAAATCACCCTCCACTGGTGACTACTTCACTATTGTATTCATGAAGCCAATGAATGTTACCAGAATCCACGTTGTCACTGGCTCAGAAGATAGACATAATGATATTCTTCATTCTGGGATCCTTGAAGTTGGAAAGAATCTAAAAGTAACACAGAAGGGTAAAGATTGCTCAGACTATGTTAAACTAAATGCATTCCAAAAAGGACTGTTTGATAAAAAAGATATCAATACTGTTATTGATTTCAGCGTAGACTGTGTGCGCATATTTATAACAAACAGTCAAAAAGACTGGCTAATTATTAGAAGTATCAGCATTTGGACAAAGCACAGTAACCCGCTATGA